In Stomoxys calcitrans chromosome 2, idStoCalc2.1, whole genome shotgun sequence, the following proteins share a genomic window:
- the LOC106087330 gene encoding uncharacterized protein LOC106087330: protein MTHRKQQKTQVSRNKYKRRPMTSTVCTVVSTSNRRTRFVVVPVYCAPRRQPLLMKDSIGSIRYCCSSLLCTEAAALVDEGFHQVNPKYINGLFNVFSSYLFFLFVVIVVAVYCALRRQPLPMKDSIRSIRYVQPAAMILHFVYYPSLKHSFFFFKKYFNGLFF from the exons ATGACACATCGGAAGCAACAGAAAACACAAGTTTCTAGAAATAAATACAAAAGACGGCCGATGACATCAACTGTCTGTACTGTGGTATCTACCTCCAACCGCAGAACAAGAT ttgttgttgtaccagTGTATTGtgcaccgaggcggcagcccttgctgatgaaggattccatcgggtcaatccg ttattgttgtagcagtctaTTGtgcaccgaggcggcagccctagtcgatgaaggattccatcaggtcaatccg aAGTATATTAATGGCCTGTTTAATGTATTCAGTAgctacttattttttttatttgtagttattgttgtagcagtctattgtgcactgaggcggcagcccttgccgatgaaggattccatcaggtcaatccggtacgtacaaccggctgccatgataTTGCACTTTGTTTATTATCCGTCACTAAAACatagttttttcttctttaagaagtattttaatggcctgtttttttaa